The genomic stretch GACCGCCCGCGATCTGCCGGTCCCCGGCCGTGAGCTCAAGGGCATCTACCAGGCGATGGAGTACCTGCCGCTGGCCAACAAGGTGCAGGAGGGCGACTACGTCACGACCCCTGTCTCGGCCGAGGGCAAGCACGTCGTCGTCATCGGCGGCGGGGACACCGGCGCGGACTGCGTGGGCACCGCCCACCGGCAGGGCGCGGCCTCCGTCACCCAGCTGGAGATCATGCCCCGCCCGAACGACGAGCGGCACCCGACCAACCAGCCCTGGCCGACCTTCCCGATCCTCTACAAGGTCACCTCGGCCCACGAGGAGGGCGGCGAGCGGATCTACTCCGCCTCCACCACCCACTTCGAGGGCGACGAGGACGGCAATGTCCAGTGGCTGCACCTGTCCGAGGTGGAGTTCGTCGACGGCAAGCTGACCTCCAAGCCGGGCACCGAGCGCAAGATCCCCGCCCAGCTGGTCACCCTCGCCATGGGCTTCACCGGCACCGACCGGGAGAACGGCCTGGTGGAGCAGTTCGGCCTGGACCTCGACGCACGCGGTAACATCGCTCGCGACGCCGACTTCCAGACCAACGTGCCGGGTGTGTTCGTCGCCGGTGACGCCGGCCGCGGCCAGTCCCTCATCGTCTGGGCGATCGCGGAGGGCCGCTCGGCCGCCCGCGGTGTCGACCGGTTCCTGACCGGTGCCAGCGACCTGCCGGCCCCGATCCGCCCGACCGACCGCGCCCTGGCGGTCTGACGGCACCCGAGAAACGTCCCGTACAACGGCGTACGGAACACTGACGACGCCTGCCCGACAAGTCCCCGACCGGACGCCTGGGCAGGCGTCGTTGCATGTCCGCAGGCAGGGCTGCGCGTACGGGACAGCCGGGGCTGCTGATCACATAGGCTCGGCCTTCGGACAGCCGAGGGGGGACCATGGCCGCGATCAGTCTCAGCAAGGTGGAACAGACCGCGCCCGCGCTCGTCGGCGCCTACAAATCCGCCGGAGTGTCACTCACCAAGCACGGCCTGGACGGGCTGCGTGCCGCCGTCTATCTGGTGATCGACTACTCCGGCTCGATGAAGCCGTACTACAAGGACGGCAGCGTGCAGACGCTCGCCGACCGGGTGCTGGGGCTGTCCGCGCATCTGGACGACGACGGCCGGGTGCCGGTGGTGTTCTTCTCGACGGACGTCGACGCGGTCACCGAGATCGCCCTCGACAGCCACGCGGGCAGCGTCGAGCGAATCGCGGCCGGGCTCGGACACATGGGCAGGACCAGCTACCACCTGGCGATGGACGCCGTCATCGACCACCACCTGGACAGCGGCGCCACCGACCCCGCCCTGGTCGTCTTCCAGACCGACGGCGGCCCGATCAACAAGCTCGCCGCCGAACGCTATCTGTGCAAGGCG from Streptomyces roseochromogenus subsp. oscitans DS 12.976 encodes the following:
- a CDS encoding vWA domain-containing protein — its product is MAAISLSKVEQTAPALVGAYKSAGVSLTKHGLDGLRAAVYLVIDYSGSMKPYYKDGSVQTLADRVLGLSAHLDDDGRVPVVFFSTDVDAVTEIALDSHAGSVERIAAGLGHMGRTSYHLAMDAVIDHHLDSGATDPALVVFQTDGGPINKLAAERYLCKAARLPLFWQFVGFGDPGSRQFEFLRKLDELAVPGKRIVDNAGFFHAGQDPRRLSDAELYDRLVGEFPHWLTAARAAGVVRPAP
- a CDS encoding glutamate synthase subunit beta, with amino-acid sequence MADPKGFLNHGREVARTRPVGERVKDWNEVYVPGSLLPIISKQASRCMDCGIPFCHNGCPLGNLIPEWNDYAYREDWTAASERLHATNNFPEFTGRLCPAPCESACVLGINQPPVTIKNVEVSIIDKAWDAGTVAAQIPERLSGKTVAVIGSGPAGLAAAQQLTRAGHTVAVYERADRVGGLLRYGIPEFKMEKRHINRRIEQMRAEGTRFRTGIEIGRDLKATDLKKRYDAVVLAVGATTARDLPVPGRELKGIYQAMEYLPLANKVQEGDYVTTPVSAEGKHVVVIGGGDTGADCVGTAHRQGAASVTQLEIMPRPNDERHPTNQPWPTFPILYKVTSAHEEGGERIYSASTTHFEGDEDGNVQWLHLSEVEFVDGKLTSKPGTERKIPAQLVTLAMGFTGTDRENGLVEQFGLDLDARGNIARDADFQTNVPGVFVAGDAGRGQSLIVWAIAEGRSAARGVDRFLTGASDLPAPIRPTDRALAV